The Pleuronectes platessa chromosome 11, fPlePla1.1, whole genome shotgun sequence DNA segment agtaaaAAAACGACAGACGAGAGAAAAGGAATGTGGACCGGAGTTAGGTACCAGCGCAAGAGGAACTCCAAAACGGCTTCATGGGGTAGCCATACAGACACTGTCCACTCCTAGACACATGATGCAGGGCATCAAGAGGCAAAGAGGGAGCCCATACCAGTGATatgtaagtgctactaaaatggtttatttattgaatgGAGCCATTTAGTGTTATGACATGCACCCTTAAAAAATATTAGAGCTAAGTCGCATTCTTATGAACTAAATGTAGACTGAGGTGATGATGTTGGATGACTTCTTGAGCTTAAGGATTGATTGAATAAAGCCTGGACTTTAATGGCACTGACACTTTGTTGTACTAAAGTTGCAACAACATGCCAGACCACATCTGTTTGGTCTGGACGAGGCTCATTTCTACATTGTCATGATGGACAATCGTGTTTTTCTGTCAGAAAACAACAACCTGAATGATATGAATAAGTCatgtaaaatatatgtataGAATGTAGACTATTAATGTTTGTTATGTTTGAAAGCATGTAACTTAAGTGATTCTCAGCTTGAAGTCGTTCAAgacacagagaataattcaggTAATATTCTACAATGATTGCATGTACTTAGTTTATTTTGACCCAATACATCATCCTTCTGCCAGAAATACTTACAGTACTACAGACCACCAATAGGTGCAGCCCAGAATAAATACCTTCTTTTCTCTGAGTAAGCTTTGCTATAGACTATAGTGGTCAGCTGTAGTAGAAAATGACTGAGGATAGTTAGAAAATAGacctatttattattttatattttcagatttACTTCTTTAATAGGAACTAGTGGGATTGAGAGAGCCATACCCAAATCTCTTCAAGATCTTGGAACTGCGACATCACCCAAAATAGGGAATCAAACACCAGCAGCATGATGTCAGCGAGATTGTAAACAATGATCCAGGTCAGGGAAATTTATTTGAAGCATAAAATGCAAACATTCAACCAAAACTCTCTATTGAAAAAATCCACAACAGCTTACAACCAAAATGTCTCGGTCAATGTCCAATACAGAATTTATGCACATTTACTTTTCCTCTGCCATTATTAATGAGGTTACTGCTGCCCCTACTTTCAATCTTATCTCCAGAAGAGGCATTAGCCAATCTGGCTAAACTATTTACAACCTGTCTGATTATCTGTCTTTCTAGCCTTTTTGGATTCATTGTTAGCTGTATTGCCACATTACACTCAATAAACCACTTTCACAAGTGCAATGTTATGGAGCAAAGATCCAGTTATCAGATCCCCTGCATGATTGTTTGAAAGTCAAAGAGATCAGGTAAAAAAGGAACCAAATGACCATAAAAAGACAAGATGATCATAAACAGACATCAAACAATGAGAAACAATATCATAATCATTCCATGCATGCTGTGTCTTCACAGTTTTAAGAAATGTGGCAGTGAAGTGGTGAGAAGCTGACCATGGGTGACTGGAACCTGTTGGGCAGCATCCTAGAAGAGGTCCACATTCATTCCACCATCGTGGGCAAGATATGGCTCACCATACTCTTCATCTTCCGCATGCTGATCCTgggggctgctgctgaggatgTTTGGGATGACGAGCAGTCCGAGTTTGTTTGCAACACTGACCAGCCAGGCTGCAAGGCAGTCTGCTACGACCGTGCCTTCCCTATCTCTCTTATTCGCTTCTGGGTCCTGCAGGTCATCTTTGTGTCCGCGCCCTCACTGGTCTACATGGGCCATGCCCTCTACTGCATCAGATCACTGGAGAAGGAACGCCACCGCAGACGAGTTCAGTTGAAGGAGGAGCTGGATGAAGCTGAGTTGCCGTTGGATGACCATAAGCGCATGGAGAGGGAGCTGAGAAGGTTAGATGAGCAGAGGAGGGTGAAGAAGGCTCCTCTCAGAGGATCTCTGTTGAGAACCTACATCATCCATATCCTTACACGCTCTGTGGTGGAGGTCTGCTTCATCCTGGGCCAGTATTTACTCTATGGTGTCCAGTTGGAGCCACTGTATAAGTGTGAGAGGCTGCCTTGCCCCAACAGTGTAGACTGTTACATCTCCCGGCCCACAGAGAAGACCATTTTCATGGTCTTCATGATTGGCATTGCTGGTGTGTCCCTTTTCCTCAACATTCTGGAAATATCTCACCTGGGCATCAAGAAAATCAAACAGGCACTGTATGGAGATAGATACATTGAAGATGACAGTTTGATTTACAAGTCCAAAAAGAAGACATCCTTACCACACCTTTGTGTAATGAGCAATTTATCACCTCACAATGGGCCTTTGACTCAGACATTCAAAGTGATTCCAGAGGTGGATATGAAGCCTCCTCATTACAGCACTGGGCTCAAAGCCAACCAGGATGCACAAAGAAATAACAGCTTGGCTCATCTGGGAAACAGTCAGACCATCTATATCTGCCCCCAACCTAGGATGCCACCCAGATATGGCCAGATCTGTGCACTGCAAGCCCCCCAAACCCATGAACGTCCAGAGGACCACACAGCCATGGTGGACCACCATTCTCCCTGGGCTTCAGCTGTATCCAATGCAGAGGGAAGTGCAGCAAGCCATCTTGCGGACATACAGGAGGGGGAACACCCACACCCAGGCCATTTGGAGGGTCTCCTTTCTGGTAACACCTTCAGACCGTGCACTATCAGAGACCTTAATGAGGAGGAGCGTAGGGAATCATTGAGGAGTGAGGTCCTGAACCCCAACTCCAGAAAGACCAGCTTCATGATCAGACCACCCTCTGAGAGTTTTTCCTCCATCAGTGACTCCATGAGCCCTTCCTTACATTCTTCAGAGGAGTCGGATGAATTAGGCTCCCTGCAGGGAGACATGCCCATGATGCCACCTGCTGGAGGCCGGAGAATGTCAATGGCAAGTAAAGACAAAAGATTATTTTGTGTTATAATGTTATAAAGTCATACGTTTTCCTGTTCATCCAGACAAAGCCCAGAAGTGACAGACTGGCAGCCAGTGTAGATTTAGTGTTCTCTGTGGAAGtactgaaaagaagaaaaactgctCTGAAGGAATTTGAGATAATGGCCTGCAGATCTGACTAGCCAGATAAAaggtttatttaataaaaaaggaaaaacagcaacaaaaagaaagaggaaatgagCAATATAAAGAAAGAGCATTGAGGTGATGTCACAGAACAGAAGTTGTTTCTAATATTTTGAGTGTAAGTTAATTAATCATATTTTGATCATAACCAaagtaaaatatgtaaaatgcaaAACTGATCGAAGCTTATTACAaagataaaaatattttataaaaatgtgatggaaaaaataaatcaataaaagggtacacatattttatatttgcaaATTTAGGATGTGTGTGATATTACATTTAaaagttcaaaaaaaaaatacattgaatTCCATGAGACACAATACACAGTATAtaagattatatatattttacagttaataACTAACTTGAACTCTCGCGATTACAAATTCATTCTCAAATTGTTGTGCAAAGGAATTaccagaagaaaaaacaactaatTTGGCATATGACAACCTCCGCAACAGACTTTTGTTGTTTTAAGGGAGTAATTTTCCATCAATCTGTGAGCAACTGTAATCTGACTTAGAGGGCACAGTGGAAGGAGTCAGTTTCCAGGCTGAGGAGTTGGAGGTTTGCAGTTTTTCATCTAACAGCTCACTGTGGCTGCTCACGACTGCTCCATTACTCCCTCCAATATTTCAACTGAGCCGCTGTTGAAAAATTCAACGTTCAACAATAAACACTTTCCTGTTATCATTAGTAAACTAGTCACAGGAAGTATAAAGTCATATTAAATTAAAGTTAGTTTTTGTTTCACAAGTTTTTAATGAGAAGCTACATAATTGAGTACCAACCTCATGGCCCATCAGTTGTTGTCTGATGACGATTTTAGCATTCTACGTAGGGTATTATTCCTAAAAGAAATCTCATTGGCATGATTTATTCCCAGGAAAGTTGCCTCAGACACACAACTAAGGTTTTTAATATTACAGATATGTAAATAATGCAGTATTTTCATCAGCGCCACTTAAGCTCAGTCACTTGGTGTCACTTCATTTTGCATTTAACAGTGACTTGTAAAATTTGAACTTTTCAGACGGTCACCTTAAGGGATGTCAAAGACAACTGTTGAGATATGGAAATAAGAATGTTTCTCTCAAACAATATTAACTTAATCAGCCCAAACACAAATTTAATGTTATGTGATGAAATGCATTGATCTGTAATGTCTGTATTGCTCTTCACCATACCAGCCAACTCtctatagattaaaaaaaatgttgtatatACAAAAACTTGTATTGCTACCTCACAAATAACCTTGCATAACTAGGCAAAATTTATGGTTTGGCATATGTTCTTCCTCCTTAAAACAATCAGGGTCTAAATGGATTAAATATCATTGTTTACATTGTTCCCCAATGTGAAAGTATGCCTTTAAGTGTATTTGTGTACATAAAGTGCACAGATGTAGTAATGGCTTTATGGATAAATATTGAAAGATGTGCTTGCATTTTCGTGGATTGCAGGTATACAATGAGTGTTTTATGCCTTCTTGTTTTTCTCAGAGTATGTTTCTGGATATCTCCTCTATCATGAAGAAGTGAAGAGATGAGGCTAACATCATGTCCATATGAGCTGTGTTCCACAGCCCAGCTGGTTCACAAACAGTGGGGAACCTGTATCAATGATCCAGCCATCAACATTGATCCGCCAATCAAGTCACATGGGGCCAAAACCAGTCAGAACAGCCACGACGAGACAGCCAAAGCCAAGTATTTGATATTTGGTTTGGAAGCACCTTAAAATGCCTGCACGTGGTTTCTTAAAGGACAGAATTGagtctttaaaaaagaaaatgtagtcATCATTCCATGTGTTGGCTGAATTTCTAGGTTGTGCAGAAACAACACTAGATTATGGAGCATCTCATCAGAGGATCTGTCTGCTACTGTAACATGGAcctaaagtacattttcttaaaGTGAAAGACTTGATTAGAATGTGTGTATAGTCTGTATAGTCATTTATATACAGCAATTACAAGAGACGTTGATATTATATTCCGATTAAATGCTTCTTAACA contains these protein-coding regions:
- the LOC128450863 gene encoding gap junction alpha-10 protein-like, giving the protein MGDWNLLGSILEEVHIHSTIVGKIWLTILFIFRMLILGAAAEDVWDDEQSEFVCNTDQPGCKAVCYDRAFPISLIRFWVLQVIFVSAPSLVYMGHALYCIRSLEKERHRRRVQLKEELDEAELPLDDHKRMERELRRLDEQRRVKKAPLRGSLLRTYIIHILTRSVVEVCFILGQYLLYGVQLEPLYKCERLPCPNSVDCYISRPTEKTIFMVFMIGIAGVSLFLNILEISHLGIKKIKQALYGDRYIEDDSLIYKSKKKTSLPHLCVMSNLSPHNGPLTQTFKVIPEVDMKPPHYSTGLKANQDAQRNNSLAHLGNSQTIYICPQPRMPPRYGQICALQAPQTHERPEDHTAMVDHHSPWASAVSNAEGSAASHLADIQEGEHPHPGHLEGLLSGNTFRPCTIRDLNEEERRESLRSEVLNPNSRKTSFMIRPPSESFSSISDSMSPSLHSSEESDELGSLQGDMPMMPPAGGRRMSMSMFLDISSIMKK